The DNA region ACCTTTAAGAAAGATACCTTTAGGTACTATAATACATAACATAGAAATAACACCAGGAAAAGGTGGTCAGCTTGTTAGAGCAGCAGGCGGTGGTGCTCAGATAACAGCAAAATCTGGTGGTTATTGTGTAATAAGACTTCGCTCTGGTGAAGAGAGAAGAATATTAGAAGATTGTTATGCTACTATAGGACAAATCGGTAACTTAGACCATTTCAACACTACAGACGGTAAAGCTGGTACTACTAGACATAAAGGTAGAAGACCAAAAGTAAGAGGTGTTGTAATGAACCCAGTAGATCACCCACACGGTGGTGGTGAAGGTAAGAGTGGACAGGGTAACCCACATCCAGTATCTCCTACAGGTGTACCTACTAAGGGATATAAGACTAGAAAGAAAAACAAATATTCTGACAGATTAATAATTAAGAGAAGAGGGGGTAAGAAATAATGTCTCGCTCTATTAAGAAAGGACCTTTTGTAGATAAAAATCTTTTCAAGAAGATACAA from Brachyspira pilosicoli P43/6/78 includes:
- the rplB gene encoding 50S ribosomal protein L2; protein product: MAIKKFKPTTPSLRYRTVVDFSDITTNEPCKSLVCGKKRISGRGSNGRITMRRRGGGHKKLFRLVDFRRDKHDIEAKVVSIEYDPNRTARIALLHYTDGEKRYIIWPLGLNVGDRVVSGENAKVKVGCTLPLRKIPLGTIIHNIEITPGKGGQLVRAAGGGAQITAKSGGYCVIRLRSGEERRILEDCYATIGQIGNLDHFNTTDGKAGTTRHKGRRPKVRGVVMNPVDHPHGGGEGKSGQGNPHPVSPTGVPTKGYKTRKKNKYSDRLIIKRRGGKK